CGAGCTCTTCCTGCGTCCATCGCTCCGGGCGCTGCGTGCGAAGCTCGCGAATGCGCTGGCCAATTCTTTTTCCGAGATCCGACACGAAGTACTTCTCCTCTAGGGGGGATGTTTCCGAGGTGTGTGCAACGCTCGCGTACGGCGGGTGATTCCTATCCTCCCGACCCGAAGGATCCGAATCCGGCCACACTCAAATTCACGCCGGCGAATTCCGGCGTCTGATTGCGCCGCAGGATCACAACCCCTTCGATCCGCCAGCAGTCACAGGCGGGTCCATACGACACGCCAAAGGTCTGCTGTGCAAGGGGCTGACTTTCCTGGGTAATCAGATCCTTATAAAGCGGCTGCACCAGTGCTTCGTATCGCAACCCGAGCCCGAATCCGAGCTTGATTCGCGTACCGACAGTGAGAGCCTGTGCCCGTTCGGTCGGAGAGGGGTCGAGTTGGTCATTGTGGGACGGCAGGGGACGAGGTGCGTCTCCCACCAGCATGTCCAATCCCCGACGCGCGAAGTCGGGTCCTTGTGCCAAAGGATCCAACCCACGATCAATTGACAATTGTTTCACGGCCAGCAGGTCGTCGTAGCGCGCGTACAGCGCATTGCCCTTGCCATTGTCGATGGTGAAGTCGGCGGACAGCTGGGTGATGTCGAGCGTCGTGGGATCCATGCGCACGAGCGCGCCCGCGGTGAGGACGCCGGCGCTGGCGGACAGGCGCGCGAAGGTGTCGCGCAGCACGCTGCCCTGCACCAGGTCCTGGCCCGCGACGGGCGCGACGCGCGACAAATCGAAGCCCTGGCCGATGCGCAGGCGCAGGGGTTCGCGGGTCGTGGGCCCCTTGCGCACGCGCAACGTCTGGTCCACGGCGACCACGGCGTGGAGGAAGCCGCGCACGCTGCCGTCGGACTGGAGCGGCACCGCGGAGTCCCACTCGTCATAGACGAGCGGCACGGTGCCGGTGCCGATGCCGTTGAGGGCGGTGAGCCCGTGGCCCCAGCCGCCGGGCACGTAGCGCAGGCTCACCGACGGGGACAGCGTGTGCCGGTAGAGCGTGTCCCGGTCCGCGAAGGTGCGCGCCAGCTGCGAGTCCAGCACCAGGTCCGCCAGCGCATAGCCGCGCGCGGCGGTGCGGCCGGAGACCTCGCCCACGGACACGTCCTGGCGCAGCCCCACGGAAGGCGTCAGCCGGCCCCAGTTGCCCAGCCCGTAGGACGTGGACAGGCGCGAGGCCAACGCCACGCGGTCGCGGCCTTCGCGCTCGGTGGGGTCCAGGACGCCGTTGCCCTGCAGCTCATCAACCACGGCCGCGCCCTCGGGAGGCGTGCCCTCGGGGCGCCAGAAGCCGTTGAGCGAGTAGAGCCCGTCGGAGCCGTCGTCCGCGAAACCGCCGCTGCGCAGGGGCGCCAGCCGGCTGTACTCCACCTGCATTCCGCCCATCACGCGCCCGCCGAAGAGGGGCCGCTGCGGCAGGGCCAGGGTGATGCCCGGCAGGCGCTGGAACGTCGTGGGGCCGTGGGGGTTGGTGGCGACGTTGTCCGCCGTGGCCTCGGCGGGGATGGGGTTCGTCTGGAAGAAGCGGAACGGGTAGCGCAGGTCCTGGCGCAGCGACACGTCCAGGCCCAGGTAGCGTTCGTCGCGGCGCTGGTACACCACGGCGGTGCTGCGCAGGTAGTTGTTGTTCTGCACCAGCAGGTCGGCGGTGAGGTCGCGCGTGTAGAAGCCGTCCGACACGAAGTACGCGTCCACGCGGTCGTGCCAGCCATCGCCCATGTCCTGCGTGTGCTGCCAGGACGCCTCGCCGCGCAGGCCCCGCTTCTCGTCCAGGATGGCGCCGGTGTCGGTGCCCCCTTCGCGCATGAAGAAGCCGGTGGTCGGATTGAGCCGGGGCCGCAGGTCGTAGAGGAACCCCAGGGTGGCGCGGCCCCGGGTGCGGTCGCTGGGGACGTAGCGGAATTCGGTGAGCAGCCGCGGGCCCTTCACGCCGTTGAGACGGGGCTCGAAGATGGGGTTGCCCGCCGCGTCCACCCGGAGCGTGTCGAGGTCGCTGCTCCCCGTGTAGATGCCCGGGGTGAACGTCAGGTCGTAGCTCTCCCCCAGCGTGAGGAAGACGGGCTGTTCCAGAGAGAAGCCGTTGAGGCCGGAGTTGGCCGGACGGGGGATGAGCAGGCCGGAGCGGCGCTGGGCCAGGGGCAGATACAGCCACGGCAGCGCGAACACCGGCACGGACTGCACGTACACCACGGGCCAGGTGAGGATGGCGCGCTCGCCCATCTTCACGTTGGCCTCCTTCGCCTCCACGCGCCAGCTGGGCTCGCCCGGGCCGCACTGGCACGGGGTGAAGGCCAGGCCGTCCACGGAGAAGGACGTCTCCCCGGTGCGGCGGATGCGCGTGCCGCTCATCAGGACGGGCGTCTCTCCCATCTTGCGCAGCTCGTCCGGCGTCTTGGCGGCCTGGAGCGCTTCGGGGGTGACACCCTTCTTCTGCATGAAGAGGCCGCCCTTCACGTTGGCCTCGTTGGTGCGCAGGTCCACGCGCACGTCGTCCGCGATGGCGGCCATCAGGCCGCTGACGAACATCACGTTGCCGGTGGCGGTGGCCACCTGCGTGGCCTCGCTGTACGTCACTTCATCCGCGCGCAGCACGTTGGGGCCGCTGCGCAGCTCGCAGTGGCCCCGGGCGGTGAGGATGTCGTTCTCGAAGACGACGTAGTCGGCCGCCAACTCCACGACCTCGCCGGTGGGGAGCTCCACCTGCGTGGCCAGCGGAATCTGGGCCGACACCCAGAGCGTCAGGACGACCGGGGCAAGGAAGGACATTCGGGAGGCGTGGGCGGTGGGCGCCGTGCCGGCAACGGCGCCCGCCCCGTCCTACCGGCCCGGGCGCGGGAAGTCGAGGGTGATGAGGCCGCCTTCCTGGCGTGTCTCATAACGAACCCCCTGCTTCAGCTGGATGACGACGCGCACCGTCTGGCCCGCACCGGAGAACGCCTCCACCCGCGACACGGCCGACGGGAAGAAGTGCGTGTCCAGGGGCAGCGTGTTGTTGGACTCCACCACGCGCGTGTTCTCCAGCTCCAGGACCACCTGCTTGCCGGAGCCGCTCACCGTGTAGCGCACGGGCTCGTTGGTGCGCACGAAGACGCGCGAGCTGTCCGGCTGCTGCTGGAAGCCAATCTGCGTCATCGTCTTGCGGCGCGACGACACCGCGCCCCCGCCGCTCTCGCGGGACTCGGCCGCGGCGCTGCCCTGGCTGGGGCGGGCGCGCGACTCACGGGCCGCCACGGCCTGCTCGCGGCGCTCACGGGCTTCCTCGGCACGCTGGCGCTTCGCCTCGGCGGCGGCCTCGCGGGCCGACTGCTGCTCCTCGCGGCGGGCCTGGGCGGCGGCCTGGCGCTCCTCGTCCTTCTGACGCTTCGCCTCGGCGGCGGCCTGCGCGGCGGAGCGCTTCTGCTCCGCGGCCGTCTTCGCGGCGGCCTGACGCTCCTCGGCGGCGGCCTGGGCCGCGGCGCGCTTCTCTTCCGCGGCGGCCTGGGCGGCGGCCTTCGCATCCTCCTCCCGCTGGCGCTTCTGGTCGGCGGCGGCTTGCGCGGTGGCGCGGCGCTCATCCTCGGCGCGCTTCGCGGCGGCCTGGGCCTCCTCCTCCTGACGCTTGCGCTCCGCGGCGGCGGCCTGCTCCGACGCGCGACGATCCTCATCCTGGCGCTTCGCGGCGGCCTGGGCCTCCTCCTGGCGCTTGCGCTCCGCGTCCGCATCCGCCTTGGCGCGGGCGGCGGCCTCGGCGGCGGCCTTCTCCTGGGCCTCGCGCTCCGCCCGGGCGGCGTCGGCGGCGGCCTTCACGGCCTTCTCCTGCGCCTCCCGGTCCGACGCGGCGGCGCGGGCCGCGTCCTGCGCGTTGGAGCCGGCCTGGGTGTTGGCCGCGGTGTCCCCCTGCGCGGGGGCGCCCTGCCCTTCCGTGGGCGTGGCCTGCGCGACGACCGCGCCGCCCCCGCTGCCCAGGACCTTCACCACCAGCTTGTTGCCGGAGGTCTGGATGTCCGTCTCCACCTCGCGCTCATAGCCGATGAGGATGCGCGCGATGGACGAGGACTCCGTGCCATAGGCCTGCGTGCGGATGCCCGTCACGGTGCCGTTGCCCACCGGCAGCTCCTCTGGCACGTCCTTGAAGACGGCGCCGGACACGTCAATGACGAGCCGGGGCGGGTCCGTCATGGTGAAGCTGTTGAAGTCCGCCTTCTTGCTGCCGGTGATCTCCACCGTTCCGCCGCTGACGGTGACGGACGTGATGGTGTTGAAGTCCACCGGCTGCTGAGCCAGCGCCACCAGGGGCACCAGCCACAACCCGAGCAGCGACACCGCCAAGCCCTTCATCGACCACTCCCGTGACATGCGTCAGAAGACAGACGCGCGCGAAATTATCACGCACCCGGGAGGCACCAACTTTTCAGTCTGGCCGGAACGTCCGCGCTTCAACGCAAGCGCGGCATGGACGGCGAGCGCGTGCGGTGCGTGCGGGTGTATTCAATGAGGTTCTTGATGTCGTAGCAGATCTGCCGGATGTCGTGCCCCATGGTGAGCTCGACGTGGCTGTTGCCCTTCACCGGCCGCCACAGCAGGTATTCGCTCTTCGCGGCGCGGTAGACGCTGCGCGTGGATTCCACGGACGCCAGCGGATCCATGTCCCCGAAGATGATGGCCATGGGGATTTCAATCTTCCCGAAGCCCCGCTTGAAGTCGTAGTCCGTGCGATAGCAGACCATCTCGCCGCGGCGGATCCACCGGGCGAACTGTTCAATCACCTTGCGGGGCTCGCGCTCGCCGCCCTCGCGCAGGAGCCACCGGATGTCGTCCCGGCTGACGCGTTCGGTGTTGATGAGCCGGTTCAGCTTGCGCGTGAAACGCTGATACAGCGCGGACTCGTCCGCGTGCGACAGCTGGCGCTCCACCCACTTGAGCACCACGTCCACCGGCACCGCGTTGAACACGAGCGACTTGGGCGAATCCGGCTCCAGGCGCTTCTGGAGCGCGGGGCTGAAGGCGCCCGCCCCCTTCGCCAGCAGCGAGCGGCCCAGCGAGGACGCGCGGCGGTTGAGGTTCAGCCCGCCCAGCGTCAGGTCCACGGCGCTCGCGACGAGCGGTGAGCCGTGCGCCAGCGCGCGCAGCAGCATGAAGCCGCGCCCCAGGTCCGCGGGCGACCCGATGGTGATGAGCCCCTCGAAGTCGTCGTGGATGCCGGCGTAGCCGTACCCCAGCATGCCGCCCATGGAGTGGCCGCAGTAGAAGACGCGCTCGCGCCGGGTGATGCGCTTGACGCCGGAGACCGCCGCCGGCAGGTCGTAGAGGAAGTAGCTGTCCAGGTCCCAGCCGTAGTCCAGGTCCTGCGGCAGCGGGCGCTTGAAGCGCTCCGCGCGCTCCTTCTGGAAGGCGATGGAGCTCTTGCCGTGCCCGCGCAGCTCCAGGATGTGGATGTCCACGCCAAAGAAGAGCAGGTTCTTGACGAACTGGCCGCTCGTCCACGTGTGCCGGTTCTGGGAGAAGCCGTGCACCAGCAGCAGCGGCTCACCGAACAGCGGCTGCGCGAACGCCTGTTTCACCGGCCGGTAGCGGGTGATGACGAGCGACCAGCCGTCCGCCGTCTCCACCACGTAGTTGGTCTTGGAGTACAGCGCCCGGAAGTCGACCTCGTCGACGGTGGGCATCGGAGGTCCCGGGAGTGCTGATCTCCAGTCCGGCAGGCGCATGTCGCAAAGTTACTGCTGCTACCGCATCGCGCCAAGGCTTCGGTCAACCCATCGCTTCACGGCGCCTACCAGGAACAGTGAGCCTGTAGCGAGGACCACGCCGTCCGGACGACCCACTGCATCGGCCCTCGCTCCGGCAAGGGCCTCCTCCAGGGAGGAGTACGCGACGACCCGTGAACACAAAATCCGTGCTTCAGCGATGTATCGCTCCGGGGCAAGCGAGCGCGGCGTGTCGAGCGGCGTGAGGTGCACGGAGGCCGCCAGCGGAAACAGGGCCCGCATCATCGGCCCCCGGTCCTTGTCCGCCACCACCCCGAAGACGAGGTGCAACGGCCGCCCGGCGTAGAGCGAGCGCAGGGCCTCCAGCAGCACCGCCACGCCCGCCGGGTTGTGGGCGCCATCCACCACCACCGTCGGCCCCTGGGCCACCTCTTCCAGCCGCCCCGGCCAGCGCGCGGTGGCCAGGCCCTCACGCGCGGCCTCCGGTGTCACCGCCACGCCCCGGGCCAGGAGGGCCTCCAGGCAGGCCAGGGCCACCGCCGCGTTCTGGCGCTGATACGGACCGCGCAGCGCGAGCGTGAGGCCGTCGAGCGACCAGCCGGATCCCCGATACGACAGCGTCCCATCGGACCCGGGGACGATGCCGAAGTCGCGGCCCTCCACCTGGACGGGCACGGCCAGCTGCTCCGCGCGGCGAAGGAGCGCGTCCAGGGCCTCCGGCTCCTGCTGGGAAAGCACCGCCGGGACGCCGGGCTTGAAGATGCCGGCCTTCTCCCCGGCGATCTCCCGGAGCGTGTGCCCCAGGTACTCCATGTGGTCGAAGGAGACGGGGGTGACGCAGGTGACGACGGGGTTCGCGGCGGTGGTGGCGTCCAGCCGGCCGCCCAGGCCCGTCTCCAGCACGGCCACGTCCACGCGCTCGCGGGAGAAGTGCCAGAGCGCGACCACGGTGCCGAACTCGAAGTACGTCATCGGATCCGACAGCGCGGAGGGGTAGCGCTCCAGGACCTCCAGGATGCGCTGCCCGAAGACCGCGTCCGGGATGTCCTCGCCGCAGACGCGGATCCGTTCGTTCACGCGCACCAGGTGCGGGGACGTGTAGAGCCCCACGCGGTGGCCAGCGGCCTCCAGCGCGCGCGCCACGAAGGCGCAGGTGCTGCCCTTGCCGTTGGTGCCGGCGACGTGCAGCGCCGGGTAGTCCCGCTCCGGGTGCTCCAGCGCGGCGAGCGCGTCCCTCACCCGCTCCAGCCCCAGCTTGATGCCGGAGGGGTTGAGCGCCTGGAAGAAGCGCAGGGCCTCTTCCGGAGTCCGGGGGGCGGTGCGGGGCGCGTCCATGAGAGGAGGCCCGCCGCCCTACCCCAGCATGCCGAGGATCTGCCCCAGCTTCGCGCGCAGGTCCTTGCGGTGGACGATGGCGTCGATCATCCCGTGGTCCAGCAGGAACTCCGAGCGCTGGAAGCCCTCCGGCAGCTTCTGGCGGATGGTCTGCTCGATGACGCGCGGGCCGGCGAAGCCGATGAGGGCCTTGGGCTCCGCGAGGATGATGTCGCCCAGCCAGGAGAAGGACGCGGCCACGCCGCCCGTGGTGGGGTTGAGCATCACGGAGACGTACGGCTTGCCGCTGGTGCGGAAGCGGGCAATGGCCGCGGACGTCTTCGCCATCTGCATCAGGGAGAAGATGCCCTCCTGCATGCGCGCGCCACCGGAGGCGGAGAACACCACCGCGGGGCACTTGAGCTCGAAGGCGCGCTCGAACACGCGCGTGACCTTCTCACCCACGACGGAGCCCATGGAGCCGCCCATGAACTCGAAGACGAAGCAGCCGATGGAGACGGGGTGTCCCTCGATGCGGCCCACGCCGGAGATGAACGCGTCGTTCTCCTCCAGGTTCTTGCGCGTGGACTTCAGCCGGTCCTTGTACTTCTTGGAGTCGGTGAAGCCGAGCGGGTCCTGGGGCTCCAGCGCCTTGTCGAACTCCTCGAAGGAGTCCGGATCCAGCGTGGCCGCCAGCCGGGCGCGCGCCGTCCAGGCGTGGTGGTGCTCGCAGTGCATGCACACCATCCAGTTCTTCTCGAGCTCCTGGCGGTAGATGATCTCGTCGCACTGCTCGCACTTGGCCCAGAGGCCCTGCATGCGGGAGGGCTGGGGCTCGGCGGCTTTCTCGGAATCAGCGGCGACGGCGATGCGGGGCTTCTTGGAGAACCAGGCCATGAGGCCCGGGGGTTAATCCGGCCGCCGCGAGCCGTCAATACCCGCGTACGCCGCGCCGCGGCACGTCCCTAGAACTGGAACGTCTCGCCCAGCTCCAGGACGTTCACGGGCAGCGGGGCCAGCTCCTTCTTGAGCTGGGTCACGAAGGCGGGCTTCAGGTGGTAGAGCATCACCTGGGCGCCGTTGCGGTCGAACTTGCGCAGCTCCGAGCCCACGGTGGCGGGCGTCAGGTGGCCGGAGATGTCCGCCAGGGCCTGGAGGCTGTTGGGGAAGCTGGTCTCCAGGAGCAGCGCCTTCAGGTTCTTCGTGGCGTTGAGCGCCTTCCACAGCTTGTCCGTGGGGCCGGTGTCGCCGCTCATGGCCAGCGACGACTTCCCGTCGCTGATGATGAAGGCGCACGACTCCACGGGGTGGCTCACCGGCACGCTCTTCACGGTGTAGGGACCCACCTGGAAGGTGCTGCCGGCGCGGAAGGTCTTGATGGCCAGGACGGGCTTGTGGCGCGTGGGGATGCGCGTGAAGTCCGGCCACAGCGCGTTGTTGAACATGTTCTCGCGCAGCGCTTTCGCGCACTCACGGGAGGCATGGATGGTGACGGGCTTGTCCCTGCGGCCGATGACCAGGTCGGCGAGCAGCGGCAGGTCCTTCACGTGGTCGAAGTGGCTGTGGCCGACGAGGATGTCGTCCACCTTGCAGAGCTGATCCAGCGAGAGCGTGCCGGTGAGTGCGCCCGCGTCGAGCGCGAGCACGTCGTCCACGAGGAAGCAGGTGCTCCTGCACGTGGGAAGCTCGCCGCCGTGGCACCCGAGGACTTGCAGCTTCACGCTAGAGGTCTCCGAACTTCCACTTCATCTCGAGGTAGTTGAGGAAGTCATGCAGGCGGGCCGTGTCGTACACGGTCACCCGGTCACCGCTGCGCTCGATGAGGCCCGCGCGCTCCAGGCGCTCCAGCATGCTGCGCACGGCGGGCTCGCCCACGCCAATCTGCCGGGGCATCTCCCGGATGGCGAAGTCCACCTCCACGCCCTCCTCCAGCGGCCGGCCGCGCGTCTGGCAGGCCTGGAGGATCTGATGCACGACGCGGCTGGCGGGGTCGCCGTGGAGCAGGTTTTCAATCTGGGCGTCCGCCTCGGAGAGGCGCTCGGCCAGCTTCTTGATCATCCGCACGGCGATCTCCGCGTTGCCGCGGATCATCGCCTCGAAGGTCTTCGGGTCGATGACGAGCAGCTTCGCGTCGTCATGCACCACGGCGGAGGCGTTCCGGGGCTTGTTGGAGATGATGGCCATCTCGCCGAAGAATTCGCCCGGGCCCAATACGGCGAGCACCTTCTCCACGTCGCGCACGCGCTTGGAGATGGCGATCTTCCCGGACTGGATGACGAACATCTCCTTGCCGATCTCTCCCTCGCGGAAGAGCTCGGTGCCCTTGGGGAACTCCTTGCCAAAACGTTGAAAGAGGGTTTCCTCGGCGCCCATCTGGCCCGCGAGTCAATCAGCCCCCACCCCACCGGTCAAATATCCCAGACCGATATCGTGCGGGCGCCCGAGGGCAGCATGCCGCCGCAAACCCGACACGTCCCATCCGAGGCCCGAGACAGGGGCCCCCGGGAGGGGTACAAGGCCGGCCCGTGGGAACGACCTACAAGCAGTCCGGAGTAGACATCGAGGCCGGCGACGCGTTCGTCGAGAAGATCAAGCCCCATGCCGCGCGCACCACGCGCCCTGAAGTCCTGGGCGGAGTGGGTGGGTTCGGCGGCCTGTTCGCACTGCCGCCCGGCAAGTACCAGGCGCCGGTGCTGGTGGCGGGCACCGACGGGGTGGGCACCAAGCTGAAGGTGGCCTTCCTGGCGGGGCGCCACGACACGGTGGGCATCGACCTGGTCGCCATGTCGGTGAACGACATCCTCACCTGTGGCGCGGAGCCCCTCTTCTTCCTGGACTACTTCGCCACGGGGAAGCTGGAGGTGGACGCCGCGGCGGAGGTGGTCAAGGGCATCGCGCTGGGCTGCGAGCAGGCGGGGTGCGCGCTTTTGGGCGGAGAGACGGCGGAGATGCCGGGCTTCTACGCGCGGGGCGAGTACGACGTCGCGGGCTTCTGCGTGGGCGTGGTGGAGCGGTCCGCCATCATCGACGGCAAGACGGTGCAGCCGGGGGACGCGCTCATCGGCCTGACGTCGTCGGGGCTGCACAGCAACGGCTACTCGCTGGCGCGCAAGGTGCTGCTGGACGACGCGAAGCTGCCGCTGGACATGACGCCGCCGGGGCTGGACCGGCCGCTGGGTGACGCGCTGCTGGAGCCCACGCGCATCTACGTGAAGGACGCGCTCGCGCTGTGCCAGGCCGTGAAGGTGAAGGGCATGGCGCACATCACCGGCAGCGGCATCCCGGGCAACCTGCCCCGCTGCCTGCCGGACGGGACGCGCGCGGTGCTGAGCGAGTCCACGTGGAAGAAGCCGGCCATCTTCGACCTCATCGCGAAGACGGGCGGCGTGGCGCGCGACGAGATGTTCAGCACGTT
This DNA window, taken from Corallococcus coralloides DSM 2259, encodes the following:
- a CDS encoding alpha/beta fold hydrolase — encoded protein: MRLPDWRSALPGPPMPTVDEVDFRALYSKTNYVVETADGWSLVITRYRPVKQAFAQPLFGEPLLLVHGFSQNRHTWTSGQFVKNLLFFGVDIHILELRGHGKSSIAFQKERAERFKRPLPQDLDYGWDLDSYFLYDLPAAVSGVKRITRRERVFYCGHSMGGMLGYGYAGIHDDFEGLITIGSPADLGRGFMLLRALAHGSPLVASAVDLTLGGLNLNRRASSLGRSLLAKGAGAFSPALQKRLEPDSPKSLVFNAVPVDVVLKWVERQLSHADESALYQRFTRKLNRLINTERVSRDDIRWLLREGGEREPRKVIEQFARWIRRGEMVCYRTDYDFKRGFGKIEIPMAIIFGDMDPLASVESTRSVYRAAKSEYLLWRPVKGNSHVELTMGHDIRQICYDIKNLIEYTRTHRTRSPSMPRLR
- a CDS encoding AMIN domain-containing protein, which encodes MKGLAVSLLGLWLVPLVALAQQPVDFNTITSVTVSGGTVEITGSKKADFNSFTMTDPPRLVIDVSGAVFKDVPEELPVGNGTVTGIRTQAYGTESSSIARILIGYEREVETDIQTSGNKLVVKVLGSGGGAVVAQATPTEGQGAPAQGDTAANTQAGSNAQDAARAAASDREAQEKAVKAAADAARAEREAQEKAAAEAAARAKADADAERKRQEEAQAAAKRQDEDRRASEQAAAAERKRQEEEAQAAAKRAEDERRATAQAAADQKRQREEDAKAAAQAAAEEKRAAAQAAAEERQAAAKTAAEQKRSAAQAAAEAKRQKDEERQAAAQARREEQQSAREAAAEAKRQRAEEARERREQAVAARESRARPSQGSAAAESRESGGGAVSSRRKTMTQIGFQQQPDSSRVFVRTNEPVRYTVSGSGKQVVLELENTRVVESNNTLPLDTHFFPSAVSRVEAFSGAGQTVRVVIQLKQGVRYETRQEGGLITLDFPRPGR
- a CDS encoding bifunctional folylpolyglutamate synthase/dihydrofolate synthase — protein: MDAPRTAPRTPEEALRFFQALNPSGIKLGLERVRDALAALEHPERDYPALHVAGTNGKGSTCAFVARALEAAGHRVGLYTSPHLVRVNERIRVCGEDIPDAVFGQRILEVLERYPSALSDPMTYFEFGTVVALWHFSRERVDVAVLETGLGGRLDATTAANPVVTCVTPVSFDHMEYLGHTLREIAGEKAGIFKPGVPAVLSQQEPEALDALLRRAEQLAVPVQVEGRDFGIVPGSDGTLSYRGSGWSLDGLTLALRGPYQRQNAAVALACLEALLARGVAVTPEAAREGLATARWPGRLEEVAQGPTVVVDGAHNPAGVAVLLEALRSLYAGRPLHLVFGVVADKDRGPMMRALFPLAASVHLTPLDTPRSLAPERYIAEARILCSRVVAYSSLEEALAGARADAVGRPDGVVLATGSLFLVGAVKRWVDRSLGAMR
- the purM gene encoding phosphoribosylformylglycinamidine cyclo-ligase; translation: MGTTYKQSGVDIEAGDAFVEKIKPHAARTTRPEVLGGVGGFGGLFALPPGKYQAPVLVAGTDGVGTKLKVAFLAGRHDTVGIDLVAMSVNDILTCGAEPLFFLDYFATGKLEVDAAAEVVKGIALGCEQAGCALLGGETAEMPGFYARGEYDVAGFCVGVVERSAIIDGKTVQPGDALIGLTSSGLHSNGYSLARKVLLDDAKLPLDMTPPGLDRPLGDALLEPTRIYVKDALALCQAVKVKGMAHITGSGIPGNLPRCLPDGTRAVLSESTWKKPAIFDLIAKTGGVARDEMFSTFNMGLGLIVVVAKEDVAKALEVLRARGVEASEVGRVEAGQGEATAVIDP
- the accD gene encoding acetyl-CoA carboxylase, carboxyltransferase subunit beta, which encodes MAWFSKKPRIAVAADSEKAAEPQPSRMQGLWAKCEQCDEIIYRQELEKNWMVCMHCEHHHAWTARARLAATLDPDSFEEFDKALEPQDPLGFTDSKKYKDRLKSTRKNLEENDAFISGVGRIEGHPVSIGCFVFEFMGGSMGSVVGEKVTRVFERAFELKCPAVVFSASGGARMQEGIFSLMQMAKTSAAIARFRTSGKPYVSVMLNPTTGGVAASFSWLGDIILAEPKALIGFAGPRVIEQTIRQKLPEGFQRSEFLLDHGMIDAIVHRKDLRAKLGQILGMLG
- a CDS encoding MBL fold metallo-hydrolase, producing MKLQVLGCHGGELPTCRSTCFLVDDVLALDAGALTGTLSLDQLCKVDDILVGHSHFDHVKDLPLLADLVIGRRDKPVTIHASRECAKALRENMFNNALWPDFTRIPTRHKPVLAIKTFRAGSTFQVGPYTVKSVPVSHPVESCAFIISDGKSSLAMSGDTGPTDKLWKALNATKNLKALLLETSFPNSLQALADISGHLTPATVGSELRKFDRNGAQVMLYHLKPAFVTQLKKELAPLPVNVLELGETFQF
- a CDS encoding LPS-assembly protein LptD → MSFLAPVVLTLWVSAQIPLATQVELPTGEVVELAADYVVFENDILTARGHCELRSGPNVLRADEVTYSEATQVATATGNVMFVSGLMAAIADDVRVDLRTNEANVKGGLFMQKKGVTPEALQAAKTPDELRKMGETPVLMSGTRIRRTGETSFSVDGLAFTPCQCGPGEPSWRVEAKEANVKMGERAILTWPVVYVQSVPVFALPWLYLPLAQRRSGLLIPRPANSGLNGFSLEQPVFLTLGESYDLTFTPGIYTGSSDLDTLRVDAAGNPIFEPRLNGVKGPRLLTEFRYVPSDRTRGRATLGFLYDLRPRLNPTTGFFMREGGTDTGAILDEKRGLRGEASWQHTQDMGDGWHDRVDAYFVSDGFYTRDLTADLLVQNNNYLRSTAVVYQRRDERYLGLDVSLRQDLRYPFRFFQTNPIPAEATADNVATNPHGPTTFQRLPGITLALPQRPLFGGRVMGGMQVEYSRLAPLRSGGFADDGSDGLYSLNGFWRPEGTPPEGAAVVDELQGNGVLDPTEREGRDRVALASRLSTSYGLGNWGRLTPSVGLRQDVSVGEVSGRTAARGYALADLVLDSQLARTFADRDTLYRHTLSPSVSLRYVPGGWGHGLTALNGIGTGTVPLVYDEWDSAVPLQSDGSVRGFLHAVVAVDQTLRVRKGPTTREPLRLRIGQGFDLSRVAPVAGQDLVQGSVLRDTFARLSASAGVLTAGALVRMDPTTLDITQLSADFTIDNGKGNALYARYDDLLAVKQLSIDRGLDPLAQGPDFARRGLDMLVGDAPRPLPSHNDQLDPSPTERAQALTVGTRIKLGFGLGLRYEALVQPLYKDLITQESQPLAQQTFGVSYGPACDCWRIEGVVILRRNQTPEFAGVNLSVAGFGSFGSGG
- a CDS encoding Crp/Fnr family transcriptional regulator; this encodes MGAEETLFQRFGKEFPKGTELFREGEIGKEMFVIQSGKIAISKRVRDVEKVLAVLGPGEFFGEMAIISNKPRNASAVVHDDAKLLVIDPKTFEAMIRGNAEIAVRMIKKLAERLSEADAQIENLLHGDPASRVVHQILQACQTRGRPLEEGVEVDFAIREMPRQIGVGEPAVRSMLERLERAGLIERSGDRVTVYDTARLHDFLNYLEMKWKFGDL